The Mucilaginibacter mallensis genome has a segment encoding these proteins:
- a CDS encoding BamA/TamA family outer membrane protein: MKIFKLPIIVLAVFCTSKTFSQTDSSKVNGRLINDQKSVLSPADSTGQRDMIDAVDRLFSKSTSVTAGKPARRFNFSAVPSLGYTLSTGLAIDLTGNVAFYTGSAHQENLSNIETDLAYDTKTQRLFFNRAEIWFPDNGYRLVTDIRWLKFPTETYGLGTLTTTAQTNEIDYNYIRLYGTLYKTLLTDFYAGAGYNLDYYYNITAGGNLDKSESDFEKYGQPIASTSSGINLDLLYDSRRNSINPLGGQYASLVFRQNLTLMGSSTNWESIELDLRKYLRLSDHSNNVLAFWGMAWLSSAGTPYLALPQTAGDMYTNSGRGYAEGRFRGRDMLYLESEYRFGISRNGLFGAVVFANGQSFTDYPSNTFKGLAPGTGAGIRIKINKHSDTNVCIDYGVGTNGSHGFFVNLGEVF, encoded by the coding sequence TTGAAAATTTTTAAGCTTCCGATTATCGTACTTGCAGTTTTCTGCACTTCAAAGACGTTCTCACAGACTGATAGCAGCAAGGTAAACGGACGTTTAATCAACGACCAGAAATCTGTATTGAGCCCTGCTGATTCAACCGGGCAGCGAGATATGATCGACGCCGTTGATCGCTTGTTTAGCAAAAGCACTTCAGTTACAGCGGGAAAGCCGGCCCGAAGGTTCAATTTTTCAGCTGTTCCCTCTTTAGGATATACGCTGTCAACAGGCCTTGCTATTGACCTGACAGGCAACGTTGCATTTTATACGGGCAGCGCCCATCAGGAGAACCTTTCGAATATTGAAACCGACCTTGCTTATGATACCAAAACCCAGCGCTTGTTTTTTAACAGGGCCGAGATCTGGTTTCCTGATAATGGATACCGTCTGGTAACAGATATACGCTGGCTTAAATTCCCTACAGAAACTTATGGCCTTGGTACATTAACAACAACGGCACAAACCAACGAGATAGATTATAATTACATACGCTTATATGGTACATTATACAAAACATTGCTAACCGATTTTTATGCGGGTGCAGGGTACAATTTAGATTATTACTATAATATTACAGCCGGTGGGAATCTTGATAAAAGCGAATCTGATTTTGAAAAATACGGACAGCCAATAGCTTCTACCTCGTCGGGTATTAACCTCGACCTGTTATATGATAGCCGGCGGAACAGTATCAACCCGCTTGGTGGGCAGTATGCCAGCCTGGTATTCCGCCAGAACCTCACGTTGATGGGCAGCAGCACCAACTGGGAATCTATCGAACTCGACCTGCGGAAATATTTAAGGTTGTCAGATCACTCAAATAATGTGCTGGCATTTTGGGGTATGGCCTGGTTGTCATCAGCAGGCACACCTTACCTGGCCTTACCTCAAACTGCAGGTGATATGTATACCAACAGCGGGCGTGGCTATGCCGAAGGGCGTTTTCGCGGGCGCGATATGCTGTACCTCGAATCTGAATACCGCTTTGGTATCAGCCGGAATGGTTTGTTTGGCGCTGTGGTTTTTGCCAACGGACAAAGTTTTACAGATTACCCCAGCAATACCTTTAAAGGCTTAGCTCCAGGCACAGGGGCGGGTATCCGTATCAAAATAAACAAGCACTCTGATACCAATGTTTGTATTGATTATGGCGTAGGCACCAATGGCTCACACGGCTTCTTCGTTAACCTGGGCGAAGTTTTTTAG
- a CDS encoding NIPSNAP family protein yields the protein MKLYCPSKFICLCISIILIATINTKAKAPARDYYQLKIYHYKTQEQETRLEQYLQQAYIPAIHRAGIKQVGIFKPVTQQDTDRRIYVFTPFSSLDKLAGIEQLLQADTKYLADGRDYIDADYKNAPYTRIESIILQAFPGMPSTAVPNLTAAKADRVYELRSYESPTEKYNINKVRMFNVGDEIGLFKRLNFNAVFYSEVISGSHMPNLMYMTTFNSKADRDKHWETFGNDTQWKTLTAKDEYKNNVSHADIMFLHPTEYSDF from the coding sequence ATGAAGTTATATTGCCCATCCAAATTTATTTGCCTTTGTATTTCGATCATTTTAATTGCTACTATAAATACTAAGGCCAAAGCGCCGGCCAGGGATTATTATCAGCTTAAGATCTACCATTATAAAACCCAGGAACAGGAAACCAGGCTCGAACAATATTTACAACAAGCCTACATACCGGCTATTCATCGTGCCGGTATTAAACAGGTGGGAATATTTAAGCCGGTTACACAACAGGATACAGACAGAAGAATCTACGTTTTTACTCCTTTTTCCTCATTGGACAAATTAGCAGGGATTGAACAATTACTACAAGCTGATACAAAATATTTGGCTGACGGCAGAGACTACATTGATGCGGATTACAAAAATGCTCCTTATACCCGCATAGAATCGATTATACTACAGGCTTTTCCGGGGATGCCGTCTACAGCAGTTCCTAATCTCACAGCAGCTAAAGCTGACAGGGTTTATGAATTGCGCAGTTATGAAAGCCCAACGGAAAAATATAATATCAACAAAGTTCGGATGTTTAATGTAGGCGACGAGATAGGTCTTTTTAAAAGATTGAACTTTAATGCTGTTTTTTACTCGGAAGTTATATCCGGTAGCCATATGCCAAACCTAATGTATATGACCACTTTTAACAGCAAAGCAGACAGAGATAAACATTGGGAAACATTTGGAAATGACACACAATGGAAAACACTTACCGCTAAGGATGAATATAAAAACAACGTTTCGCACGCTGATATTATGTTTCTTCACCCAACTGAGTATTCTGATTTTTAA
- a CDS encoding winged helix-turn-helix transcriptional regulator, with protein MSERKLSSTNFYNQSFLEEKCALNELLYLLSKRWMTEVLFSIEEGNSRFNSLREDLEHISDHILADRLKYLEQHELVNKSCIPGNPPRTEYTLTTKGEELSEILGGLCDFAESKMQF; from the coding sequence ATGTCAGAAAGAAAACTAAGTTCCACGAATTTTTATAATCAATCTTTCCTGGAAGAAAAATGCGCACTTAACGAGCTACTCTATTTATTAAGTAAACGATGGATGACTGAAGTCCTTTTTAGCATTGAGGAAGGTAATTCACGTTTCAACAGTTTGAGAGAAGACCTGGAACACATCAGTGATCATATCCTTGCCGACCGGTTGAAGTACCTTGAACAACATGAACTGGTCAATAAAAGCTGCATACCGGGTAATCCACCCAGAACTGAATATACTCTAACTACTAAGGGCGAGGAACTGAGCGAAATATTAGGCGGACTATGCGATTTTGCAGAAAGCAAAATGCAGTTTTGA
- a CDS encoding aldo/keto reductase has product MKYRKLANTDLLLSEVTFGAWAAGGWMWGGTERKDAIDAIRASYSMGVTSIDTAPIYGQGTSEEIVGEAVKGLPRDRFQILTKYGMRWDLKKGDFAFSSKNNNDENIDIYKYAGKESIIKECEDSLKRLGTDYIDLYQIHWPDSTTPIAESMEAVSRLIEQGKVRYAGVCNYDAAQLAEASKYITLASDQVPYSMVKRGIETELIPYCLDNNKSILAYSPLERGLLTGKIKPGHAFAPGDHRKDISFFKGENLQRTDEFLELLKPLAAEKRLTLGQLVILWTLQQPGITIALVGARNSEQAVENAKAIDKTLNKEEIAIITDYLEQLELVV; this is encoded by the coding sequence ATGAAATACCGAAAATTAGCAAATACAGACCTATTACTTTCTGAAGTTACTTTTGGGGCCTGGGCTGCCGGGGGCTGGATGTGGGGCGGTACAGAACGTAAAGATGCCATTGATGCGATCAGGGCCTCCTACTCTATGGGTGTAACTTCTATTGACACGGCCCCTATTTACGGGCAAGGCACCAGCGAGGAAATTGTAGGCGAAGCGGTTAAAGGACTACCTCGTGACCGGTTTCAAATCCTGACCAAGTACGGTATGCGTTGGGATCTTAAAAAAGGCGATTTCGCCTTTAGCAGTAAAAACAACAACGACGAAAATATTGACATTTATAAGTATGCCGGAAAAGAAAGCATCATTAAAGAATGTGAAGACAGTTTAAAGCGCCTGGGAACCGATTACATTGATCTGTACCAGATCCATTGGCCCGATTCAACCACACCGATAGCAGAAAGCATGGAGGCGGTTTCACGTTTAATTGAACAGGGGAAAGTGCGGTATGCCGGTGTTTGTAATTATGACGCGGCACAACTGGCCGAGGCTTCGAAATACATCACCCTGGCATCAGACCAGGTGCCCTACAGCATGGTTAAACGCGGAATAGAAACAGAGCTGATCCCTTATTGCCTGGATAATAATAAATCCATTTTGGCTTACAGTCCGCTTGAAAGGGGGCTTTTAACCGGTAAAATAAAACCCGGGCATGCATTTGCGCCGGGTGATCATCGTAAAGATATCTCATTTTTTAAAGGAGAAAATTTGCAAAGAACAGATGAGTTCCTTGAGTTGCTAAAACCACTTGCTGCCGAAAAACGCTTAACGCTAGGACAACTGGTTATCCTGTGGACATTACAGCAACCAGGAATTACCATTGCCCTGGTTGGCGCCAGAAACAGCGAACAGGCAGTTGAGAATGCCAAGGCTATTGACAAGACGCTAAACAAAGAGGAAATCGCAATAATTACAGATTACCTTGAACAACTGGAACTGGTAGTGTAA
- a CDS encoding PQQ-dependent sugar dehydrogenase produces the protein MNKKIFFAFCLSVIVMGGLLSFKLINDDNSISGRAIANAGLTLPGGFKAAVIADNLGSARHLVATPQGDIYVHLAGTKNGKGILVFHVDGDKATLKSSFGTFGGTGIAIKNGYLYASNSREVYRYKLDDKNEVINPDKPERIVTGLLDRRTHAPKAIALDNDGNLYVNIGAYTNICSEFDPKKTGCPILDSAGGIWQFKADKPDQTYRDGIRYATGLRNVVGLAWNQQDNQLFVMQHGRDALTTLFPQYYTVHQSAELPAECMFALKKGDNAGWPYVYYDWMQHKNMLGPEYGGDGKKLADSKYIEPVAAYPGHYAPDGLLFYTGNQFPEKYRNGAFIAFHGSWNRAPEPQAGYCVVFQPFKDGKPYGDWEVFADGFAGTEQQKASGHAVHRPCGLAQGPDGSLYVTDDNKGTIYKITYKN, from the coding sequence ATGAACAAAAAAATATTTTTTGCCTTTTGCCTGTCCGTTATTGTGATGGGAGGGCTTTTATCATTTAAACTAATAAATGATGATAATTCAATTAGCGGTCGGGCAATAGCAAATGCCGGGCTTACCCTTCCGGGAGGGTTTAAGGCTGCTGTTATTGCCGATAATCTGGGTAGTGCAAGGCATCTTGTTGCAACCCCGCAGGGTGATATTTATGTCCATCTCGCCGGGACTAAAAATGGAAAAGGCATATTGGTGTTTCATGTTGATGGGGATAAGGCCACCTTAAAATCAAGTTTTGGCACCTTCGGAGGAACGGGGATCGCTATTAAAAATGGTTATTTGTATGCATCCAACAGCAGGGAAGTTTACCGGTATAAGCTGGATGACAAAAATGAAGTCATCAACCCGGATAAGCCGGAAAGAATTGTTACAGGGTTATTAGACAGAAGAACACATGCGCCAAAAGCTATCGCGTTGGACAATGATGGGAACCTTTATGTAAACATTGGAGCCTATACAAATATTTGCAGTGAATTTGATCCCAAGAAAACAGGATGCCCTATTTTGGACTCGGCAGGCGGCATCTGGCAGTTTAAAGCCGATAAGCCGGACCAAACTTATAGGGATGGCATCAGATATGCAACCGGTTTAAGGAATGTGGTTGGCCTGGCCTGGAACCAGCAGGACAACCAGCTCTTTGTGATGCAGCATGGCCGCGATGCACTGACTACCTTGTTCCCCCAATATTATACCGTACATCAATCAGCCGAATTGCCTGCAGAGTGTATGTTCGCGCTGAAAAAGGGCGATAACGCCGGATGGCCCTATGTTTATTATGACTGGATGCAGCATAAAAACATGCTCGGTCCTGAATACGGCGGAGATGGCAAAAAATTGGCCGACAGTAAATATATTGAACCTGTGGCTGCTTATCCGGGCCATTATGCGCCTGATGGCCTGTTATTTTATACAGGGAACCAATTTCCCGAAAAATACAGGAATGGTGCTTTTATCGCCTTCCATGGTTCGTGGAACCGTGCGCCTGAGCCGCAGGCAGGCTATTGTGTGGTATTTCAGCCATTTAAGGATGGTAAACCTTATGGCGATTGGGAAGTATTTGCTGATGGTTTTGCCGGAACGGAACAGCAAAAAGCATCCGGACACGCTGTTCATCGCCCATGTGGGCTTGCACAAGGCCCTGATGGTTCTTTATATGTAACAGATGACAACAAAGGAACAATTTATAAGATCACCTATAAAAATTAA
- a CDS encoding c-type cytochrome, translating into MNIKITGLFLVSFILLFNALHAQTKKQATSQTTMAASIARGKVVYTNVCLPCHMADGGGVQNMNPPLINTTYVLGNKTALIKIVLHGFNEDVEIKGQTYSNTMGAHDDLSDRQIADVLTYVRHSFGNKASTVKATEVSKVRTASRK; encoded by the coding sequence ATGAACATTAAAATAACCGGTTTATTCCTGGTATCATTTATATTGTTATTTAATGCTTTGCATGCGCAGACCAAAAAACAAGCAACAAGTCAAACAACAATGGCAGCTTCTATAGCCCGCGGGAAAGTTGTATATACCAATGTTTGCCTGCCTTGCCATATGGCCGATGGTGGGGGTGTCCAGAACATGAACCCGCCTTTAATTAATACAACTTATGTATTGGGGAATAAAACAGCATTGATAAAGATCGTATTACACGGCTTTAACGAAGATGTGGAAATAAAGGGACAAACTTATTCCAACACCATGGGTGCTCATGATGATCTGAGTGACCGGCAAATTGCTGATGTACTAACCTATGTTCGGCATAGTTTCGGTAATAAGGCAAGTACCGTCAAAGCCACGGAAGTATCAAAGGTAAGAACCGCATCCAGGAAATAG